In Lachnospiraceae bacterium, one DNA window encodes the following:
- the yedF gene encoding sulfurtransferase-like selenium metabolism protein YedF, with amino-acid sequence MRLDERGKQCPLPVIEAKKALESSAPGEKVEVVVDNEIAVQNLTKMADHKGFAVCSEKTGEREFLVTITTGEGNGETAQAPAAAEKVTCTPDGRRKGMVVVLSSNQMGQGDEVLGKLLMKGFVFALTQQDMLPETILLYNSGAFLSCEGSDNLEDLKTLEAQGVEILTCGTCLNHYGIAEKRQVGGVTNMYEIVEKMTKASVVVRP; translated from the coding sequence ATGAGATTAGATGAAAGAGGAAAGCAGTGTCCATTACCAGTTATTGAAGCAAAGAAAGCATTAGAGTCATCCGCACCAGGAGAAAAAGTAGAGGTTGTAGTAGATAATGAGATCGCAGTACAGAATTTAACCAAAATGGCAGACCACAAAGGTTTTGCAGTATGCTCTGAAAAGACAGGTGAGCGTGAATTTTTAGTTACCATTACTACAGGTGAAGGAAATGGAGAAACAGCTCAGGCACCAGCGGCAGCAGAGAAAGTGACCTGCACACCAGATGGCAGAAGAAAAGGTATGGTAGTTGTTCTTTCTTCAAACCAGATGGGACAGGGAGATGAAGTATTAGGAAAGCTTCTGATGAAAGGCTTTGTATTTGCACTGACTCAGCAGGATATGCTGCCGGAGACCATTCTTTTATACAACAGCGGCGCATTCTTATCCTGTGAAGGCTCTGATAATCTGGAAGATCTTAAGACTTTAGAGGCACAGGGTGTGGAAATCCTTACCTGCGGTACCTGTTTAAATCATTATGGAATAGCTGAAAAACGTCAGGTAGGCGGCGTTACCAATATGTATGAGATCGTAGAGAAAATGACCAAAGCCAGCGTAGTAGTACGCCCATAA
- the modB gene encoding molybdate ABC transporter permease subunit, with the protein MDWSPILISMKTASLSIFITFFIGLFAAWAVVSLKNETLKVICDGILTLPLVLPPTVAGFFLLYLFGVKRPIGQFFIEYFSVKIAFSWTATVLAAVTMSFPLMYRSARGAFEQVDWNLVAAARTLGMSEWAIFWKVLFANATPGILSGGVLAFARGLGEFGATAMIAGNIAGKTRTLPMAVYSEVAAGNMDAAYSYVAIIVVIAFISVVLMNWGALVRSRKF; encoded by the coding sequence ATGGACTGGTCCCCAATTTTGATTTCCATGAAGACAGCCAGTCTGTCTATTTTTATCACATTTTTTATTGGGCTGTTTGCTGCCTGGGCAGTAGTAAGCCTGAAAAATGAAACATTAAAAGTCATTTGTGATGGCATTCTCACATTGCCGTTAGTCCTGCCGCCTACAGTAGCAGGCTTTTTTCTGTTATATCTTTTTGGTGTAAAACGTCCTATTGGACAGTTTTTTATTGAATATTTCAGCGTTAAGATCGCTTTTTCATGGACCGCAACTGTACTGGCAGCTGTTACTATGTCATTTCCGTTGATGTACCGCTCTGCCAGAGGCGCTTTTGAACAGGTAGACTGGAATCTGGTGGCTGCAGCCAGAACGCTGGGAATGAGTGAATGGGCTATATTCTGGAAGGTACTTTTTGCAAATGCCACACCAGGTATCTTAAGTGGCGGCGTCCTGGCTTTTGCCAGAGGCTTAGGTGAGTTTGGAGCTACTGCCATGATCGCAGGAAACATTGCAGGAAAGACCAGAACACTGCCGATGGCTGTTTATTCAGAAGTAGCTGCAGGAAATATGGATGCAGCTTATTCTTACGTAGCTATTATTGTTGTCATTGCATTTATTTCTGTTGTACTTATGAACTGGGGCGCACTGGTCCGTTCACGGAAGTTTTAA
- a CDS encoding ATP-binding cassette domain-containing protein has translation MAVQTEHSLRLGVEIKKKLKEFDLDVSFDAGKGCLGILGPSGCGKSMTLKSIAGIITPDSGRIAIQYAKGEAAGGRVLYDSALKINEKPQMRRVGYLFQNYALFPNMSVAENIAAGLKGLAAKQAIGGRKPSAQSPAAIKAKVGEMIERFRLAGLEKRYPGQLSGGQQQRVALARILAYEPEVLLLDEPFSAMDTYLREGLRLELSKVLADYDGVSVMVTHDRDEVFQLCKNIMLLDRGHVLIAGESRKIFQDPVTCKAARLTGCKNISKIERTGEYRVRALDWDNLEFVTDRPVGDDITAIGIRAHDFEPLTGEEAKAKKEAGEENLILVVKPTISEMPFEWYITLSNGLWWKKEKTIYTHNATGVVPEYLRADPASILLLKGEL, from the coding sequence ATGGCTGTTCAAACCGAACATTCTCTCCGGCTTGGAGTTGAAATAAAGAAAAAATTAAAAGAATTTGACCTGGATGTCTCATTTGATGCAGGGAAAGGCTGTCTGGGAATTTTAGGACCTTCCGGCTGCGGAAAGAGCATGACTCTTAAATCAATTGCAGGTATCATTACCCCGGACAGCGGACGGATCGCCATACAGTACGCAAAAGGGGAAGCGGCAGGGGGAAGAGTCCTTTATGACTCTGCTTTAAAGATCAATGAAAAACCGCAGATGCGCCGTGTAGGCTATCTGTTCCAGAATTATGCCCTTTTCCCAAATATGTCTGTTGCGGAAAATATTGCGGCCGGTTTAAAAGGACTGGCAGCAAAACAGGCCATTGGAGGCAGAAAGCCTTCTGCACAGTCACCGGCAGCAATCAAGGCAAAAGTAGGGGAAATGATAGAGCGCTTCCGCTTGGCCGGTCTTGAAAAACGCTATCCGGGACAGCTTTCCGGCGGTCAGCAGCAGAGAGTTGCACTGGCACGTATTTTGGCATATGAGCCGGAAGTACTGCTCCTTGATGAGCCCTTTTCTGCTATGGATACATATCTGCGTGAAGGTCTCCGTTTGGAACTTTCTAAAGTATTAGCTGACTATGATGGTGTTTCTGTTATGGTAACCCACGACAGGGATGAGGTATTCCAGCTTTGCAAAAATATTATGCTGTTAGACAGAGGACATGTGCTTATTGCGGGGGAGTCCAGAAAGATATTCCAGGATCCTGTTACCTGCAAGGCAGCAAGACTGACCGGATGTAAGAATATTTCAAAAATTGAGCGGACCGGTGAATACCGTGTCCGTGCCCTTGACTGGGATAACCTGGAATTTGTTACGGACCGTCCGGTTGGGGATGATATTACAGCAATAGGTATCCGGGCTCATGATTTTGAACCTTTAACAGGAGAAGAAGCAAAGGCAAAAAAAGAGGCTGGAGAGGAAAATCTTATCCTTGTTGTAAAACCGACTATTTCCGAAATGCCTTTTGAGTGGTATATTACTCTTAGCAATGGTCTTTGGTGGAAAAAGGAAAAGACTATCTATACTCATAATGCAACAGGAGTAGTACCGGAATATCTCCGGGCAGATCCAGCTTCGATCCTGCTTTTAAAGGGGGAATTATAG
- the yqeB gene encoding selenium-dependent molybdenum cofactor biosynthesis protein YqeB has translation MIQRKEQLILVRGGGDIATGTISRLFHSGYPIVILETTSPSAIRRQVALSEAVYDGESKVEDVTCIKVDSWEEAKEVLKEQKKVPLLVDPDCDILKQVRPWALVDAILAKKNLGTSRMMADKTIALGPGFSAGKDVDLVVETQRGHNLGRIIKEGPAAPNTGTPGIIGGYGKERVIHSPAEGKLYGRVKIGDKVEKGQTIAVICTENGEEVKVEATLTGLVRGLIRDAYPVTTGFKIADIDPRESEYKNCFTISDKARNIGGSVLEGLMMLENEQGY, from the coding sequence ATGATACAGAGGAAGGAACAGCTTATACTTGTAAGAGGAGGGGGAGATATTGCTACCGGAACGATCAGCCGCCTGTTCCACAGCGGTTATCCGATAGTGATATTAGAAACCACTTCTCCGTCTGCGATCCGCCGTCAGGTGGCTCTTTCGGAAGCTGTTTATGACGGGGAAAGCAAAGTAGAGGATGTGACCTGCATAAAGGTGGATTCCTGGGAAGAAGCAAAAGAAGTATTAAAAGAGCAAAAGAAAGTGCCTCTTTTAGTGGATCCTGACTGTGATATATTAAAGCAGGTACGGCCATGGGCTCTGGTAGATGCCATTCTGGCAAAGAAAAATCTGGGGACCAGCAGAATGATGGCAGATAAGACCATTGCTTTGGGGCCGGGTTTCAGTGCAGGGAAAGACGTGGACCTGGTAGTTGAGACCCAGAGAGGACATAATCTTGGCCGTATTATCAAAGAAGGACCGGCAGCACCTAATACAGGAACTCCCGGTATCATCGGTGGATATGGTAAAGAAAGGGTCATCCATTCACCGGCAGAAGGAAAGCTTTACGGCAGAGTAAAGATCGGTGATAAGGTGGAAAAAGGGCAGACGATTGCTGTGATCTGCACAGAAAACGGAGAAGAGGTGAAGGTGGAAGCAACTCTTACCGGTCTGGTGCGGGGCCTGATACGGGATGCTTATCCGGTAACTACAGGATTTAAGATCGCAGATATTGATCCGAGAGAGAGCGAGTATAAAAACTGCTTTACTATTTCTGATAAGGCAAGAAACATCGGCGGCTCAGTTTTGGAAGGGCTGATGATGCTGGAAAATGAACAGGGATATTAG
- the modA gene encoding molybdate ABC transporter substrate-binding protein, translating to MKKQICLVMAAMMAAGMLAGCSGSAKETTAATEAATTAAETTTAAEETTAKETTAAASGEETEILVAAAASLKNAYEDKLIPMFEEANPGVTVKGTYDSSGKLQTQIEEGLDADVFMSAATKQMKALDEEGMIASDTITDLLENKIVLIVPAGNEKKLEKFEDIEKADSIALGDPASVPAGQYAQEALTNLGIWDKIQDKVSFGTNVTEVLNQVAAASADAGIVYATDAASMADKVEVVAEAPEGSLSKKVIYPVAVVKGTAHEEVAKEFVAFLQTDKAITVFEDYGFSSAQ from the coding sequence ATGAAGAAACAGATTTGCCTTGTAATGGCAGCCATGATGGCAGCAGGAATGTTAGCTGGATGCTCCGGCAGTGCAAAGGAGACTACAGCAGCTACAGAAGCAGCAACAACTGCAGCAGAGACCACAACCGCAGCAGAGGAAACAACTGCTAAAGAAACAACAGCAGCAGCTTCCGGTGAAGAAACAGAAATCTTAGTTGCGGCAGCAGCAAGCTTAAAGAATGCTTACGAAGATAAGCTGATCCCAATGTTTGAGGAAGCAAACCCAGGCGTAACTGTAAAGGGAACCTATGACAGCTCAGGCAAATTACAGACACAGATCGAGGAAGGTCTGGATGCAGATGTATTTATGTCAGCAGCTACCAAGCAGATGAAGGCCCTGGATGAGGAAGGCATGATCGCTTCTGATACCATTACGGATCTGTTGGAGAACAAGATCGTTCTTATTGTTCCAGCTGGAAATGAGAAGAAGCTTGAGAAGTTTGAAGATATTGAAAAAGCAGACAGCATTGCATTAGGCGATCCTGCAAGTGTACCAGCTGGACAGTATGCACAGGAAGCTTTAACAAACTTAGGTATCTGGGATAAGATCCAGGATAAGGTAAGCTTCGGAACCAACGTAACCGAGGTATTAAACCAGGTAGCAGCAGCAAGTGCTGACGCTGGTATCGTATACGCAACGGATGCAGCAAGTATGGCTGATAAAGTAGAAGTTGTAGCAGAAGCTCCAGAAGGAAGCCTTTCAAAGAAGGTCATTTACCCGGTAGCCGTTGTTAAGGGTACTGCCCATGAGGAAGTAGCAAAGGAATTTGTTGCTTTCTTACAGACTGATAAGGCAATAACAGTATTTGAAGATTACGGATTTTCCAGTGCGCAGTAG
- a CDS encoding NTP transferase domain-containing protein, whose protein sequence is MDLENNKELRTGAVIVAAGHKSRNTPFNPLLPVGDSTVIRRIIITLKRGGVSPIVVITGDKADEIEKHISNLQVICLRNEQYDKVQMFSSICMGLNYIEDLCDRVFVLPAKFPVFLKETVQQMMKSDADIVRPVFDGYRGHPVLVSSGVLRTIVSFQGENGLRGALRQAAESFKEEDIPVEDQGIIRAIETEGDSCADFIKKQQIQIHPRIQLGLERNDVFFNAQTAHFLQLTSHTGSMQTACKQMHMSYTKGWKTLREAEKQLGFPLLFSQSGGSDGGFSKLTPKGEEFLKRYVKMEEELKKEGERLFELYFGC, encoded by the coding sequence ATGGATTTAGAAAACAACAAAGAACTTCGCACAGGAGCTGTCATCGTGGCAGCTGGTCATAAAAGCAGGAATACACCTTTTAATCCCCTGCTTCCGGTGGGAGACAGCACGGTGATCCGCCGGATCATTATTACCTTAAAAAGAGGGGGAGTTTCTCCCATTGTGGTGATAACCGGTGATAAAGCAGATGAGATAGAGAAACATATTTCCAATCTCCAGGTGATCTGTCTGCGAAATGAACAGTATGATAAAGTACAGATGTTTTCCAGTATCTGTATGGGACTGAATTATATTGAAGATCTTTGTGACCGTGTGTTTGTCCTGCCGGCAAAATTTCCTGTTTTTCTTAAAGAAACGGTACAGCAGATGATGAAGTCAGATGCAGATATCGTACGGCCTGTTTTTGATGGGTACAGAGGTCATCCTGTTCTGGTATCATCTGGGGTGCTGCGTACCATTGTTTCTTTTCAGGGAGAAAATGGACTTCGGGGGGCCCTGCGCCAGGCAGCAGAAAGCTTTAAAGAAGAGGATATTCCTGTTGAAGACCAGGGGATCATCCGGGCTATTGAAACAGAAGGTGACAGCTGTGCTGATTTTATAAAAAAACAGCAGATCCAGATCCACCCAAGGATTCAGCTTGGCCTGGAGCGGAATGATGTATTTTTTAATGCCCAGACTGCCCACTTTTTACAGCTGACTTCCCATACAGGTTCTATGCAGACAGCCTGTAAGCAGATGCACATGTCCTATACGAAGGGCTGGAAGACCCTAAGAGAAGCAGAAAAGCAGTTAGGTTTTCCGCTTTTATTTTCCCAATCCGGAGGCAGTGATGGAGGCTTTTCCAAATTGACACCTAAGGGAGAAGAATTTTTAAAGCGGTATGTAAAAATGGAAGAAGAACTGAAAAAAGAGGGAGAACGGCTGTTTGAACTTTATTTTGGATGTTAG
- a CDS encoding molybdopterin-binding protein — protein MEITGKKGPEGVVKAVCTSEKKGVEKHSVPEGHFLKDFGIEGDAHAGKWHRQVSLLSYDKVKEFNERGAQVEDGAFGENLVVEGIDFRSLPVGMMIYIGDVVLRMTQIGKECHSHCAIYKRMGECIMPREGVFAEVLQEGTIHPGDTVITCYPDENRPFQAAVITLSDKGAKGERVDESGPAAKELLEQAGYEVVETMILPDEPAMLKTQLMRLADGRQLDLVLTSGGTGFSLRDQTPEATMAVADRNAPGIAEAIRYKSMAVTDRAMLSRGVSVIRKKTLIVNLPGSPKAVKESLGFILDSLDHGLKILRGSASECARRD, from the coding sequence ATGGAAATAACTGGAAAAAAGGGCCCGGAAGGCGTGGTAAAAGCGGTCTGTACCAGTGAAAAAAAAGGTGTTGAAAAACATTCTGTACCGGAAGGACATTTTCTTAAAGATTTTGGTATTGAAGGAGATGCCCATGCTGGTAAATGGCACCGTCAGGTAAGCCTTTTATCCTATGATAAGGTAAAAGAGTTTAATGAGCGCGGTGCCCAGGTAGAGGATGGGGCTTTTGGTGAAAATCTGGTGGTAGAAGGTATTGATTTCCGCTCTCTGCCGGTAGGAATGATGATCTATATTGGAGATGTGGTACTTCGTATGACCCAGATTGGTAAAGAATGTCACAGCCATTGTGCCATCTATAAAAGAATGGGCGAATGCATCATGCCGAGAGAAGGTGTGTTTGCAGAAGTCTTACAGGAAGGAACCATTCATCCGGGAGATACGGTCATTACCTGTTATCCAGATGAAAACAGACCTTTCCAGGCAGCAGTTATCACTTTAAGTGATAAGGGCGCAAAAGGAGAAAGAGTAGATGAAAGCGGTCCTGCAGCGAAAGAACTGTTAGAACAGGCGGGATATGAAGTAGTAGAGACAATGATCCTTCCAGATGAACCGGCTATGTTAAAGACACAGCTGATGCGGCTGGCAGATGGCAGGCAGCTTGACCTGGTGCTTACAAGCGGCGGGACCGGATTTTCCTTAAGGGATCAGACACCGGAGGCAACTATGGCAGTGGCAGACAGGAATGCTCCCGGAATTGCAGAAGCTATCCGTTATAAATCCATGGCAGTGACAGACAGAGCCATGTTAAGCAGAGGTGTCAGTGTGATCCGGAAGAAAACACTGATCGTAAACCTGCCGGGAAGTCCAAAGGCAGTAAAAGAAAGCCTTGGATTTATCTTAGACAGTCTGGATCATGGCTTAAAGATCCTTCGGGGCAGTGCTTCTGAGTGCGCCAGAAGAGATTAA
- a CDS encoding nucleotidyltransferase family protein: protein MNVSLIYMASGFGKRYGTNKLLTEFQGEPLYLHGLLSLQKAARLLAEDKIRCELFLISQYERVLSGSFDRVPEAERIFNEDSDLGITASLKLGTEVSRKDTDAFLYFVADQPCMRGETIAEFVRGFLKSGKGIGCVCAKGHRGSPNLFAGKYKKELLALEGDQGGRQIMQEHPEDIWMMEVDERELRDIDHPADLKQLRLELEHS from the coding sequence ATGAATGTATCGCTGATCTATATGGCGTCTGGGTTTGGAAAGCGGTATGGGACAAACAAGCTGCTAACAGAATTTCAGGGCGAACCGCTGTATCTCCATGGGCTGTTAAGTTTGCAGAAAGCAGCCAGGCTTTTAGCAGAGGACAAGATCCGGTGTGAACTTTTTCTGATCAGCCAGTATGAAAGAGTCTTATCCGGTTCTTTTGACCGGGTTCCTGAAGCAGAACGTATTTTCAATGAGGACAGTGATCTTGGGATCACAGCATCTTTAAAGCTGGGAACGGAAGTTTCAAGGAAAGACACGGATGCATTCCTCTATTTTGTAGCGGACCAGCCATGTATGAGGGGGGAGACCATAGCAGAGTTTGTCCGTGGCTTTTTAAAAAGCGGTAAAGGAATCGGCTGTGTATGTGCAAAGGGGCACAGAGGCAGTCCCAATCTGTTTGCCGGAAAATATAAAAAGGAACTTCTTGCCCTGGAAGGCGATCAGGGCGGACGACAGATCATGCAGGAGCATCCGGAAGATATCTGGATGATGGAAGTGGATGAGCGGGAATTAAGGGATATCGATCATCCGGCGGATCTTAAGCAG
- a CDS encoding DUF2325 domain-containing protein yields the protein MSVVIIGGHDRMVSQYKKICKNYNCKAKVFTQMSASLDKQIGRPDLLVLFTNTVSHKMIRCALDEVNENETEIVRCHTSSGTALTEILMQHVPA from the coding sequence ATGAGCGTTGTTATCATCGGCGGACATGACCGTATGGTCAGTCAGTATAAAAAAATCTGTAAAAACTATAACTGCAAAGCAAAGGTATTCACCCAGATGAGTGCCAGTCTGGACAAGCAGATTGGAAGACCTGATCTTTTAGTTCTGTTCACCAATACCGTTTCCCACAAAATGATCCGCTGCGCCTTAGATGAGGTCAATGAAAATGAAACTGAGATCGTTCGCTGTCATACCAGCAGTGGTACTGCCCTTACTGAAATCTTAATGCAGCACGTTCCGGCATAA
- a CDS encoding LysR family transcriptional regulator, giving the protein MGESRLHYGMSLRLYFEEKAFGPGMVMLLREVERTGSLQKAAKNMNMAYSKAWKMLKGAEKEWGFALTDREAGGKDGGGSRLTPQAKGLIEAYVGFKQDAEEQLDQLFAQYFSEETVEKIKEME; this is encoded by the coding sequence ATGGGGGAAAGCAGGCTTCACTACGGAATGTCACTGAGGCTGTATTTTGAAGAAAAAGCTTTTGGACCGGGAATGGTCATGCTCCTTAGGGAGGTGGAGCGCACCGGTTCCCTGCAAAAGGCGGCAAAAAACATGAATATGGCTTACAGCAAAGCCTGGAAGATGTTAAAAGGGGCAGAAAAAGAATGGGGATTTGCCCTTACAGACCGTGAGGCCGGGGGGAAAGACGGCGGCGGTTCCAGGCTGACACCACAGGCAAAAGGACTGATCGAGGCATATGTGGGATTTAAACAGGATGCAGAGGAACAGTTAGACCAGCTGTTTGCACAGTATTTTTCAGAGGAAACGGTAGAAAAAATAAAAGAAATGGAGTGA
- a CDS encoding aminotransferase class V-fold PLP-dependent enzyme, translating to MIYLDSAATSFYRPPCVAQAVAEAISSMGNCSRGAYKEALTGARVIYETRALLAEMFHGDGPEQVAFTANSTESLNIAIKGLIRPGDRVVTTVLEHNSVLRPLYEMEKLGAELVIVGCEKAEENADEEEKNRVKRQGKLNYRALQAAITPGTRAVVMTHASNLTGNCTDLVKIGEWCKRAGALFIVDASQTAGHFPVNMQESHIDVLCFTGHKGLMGPQGTGGLCVRKGLGIKPLLSGGSGILTFEKKHPSVMPTALEAGTLNGHGIAGLRAALLYIKEEGIDTIRNREHKLMKLFYEQVKEIPDIRIYGDFSQKDRAAIVSLNLGEEDSGEISDYLSAEYEIDTRSGGHCAPLMHGALGTVDQGAVRFSFSHFNTEEQVECAVQALKEY from the coding sequence ATGATCTACTTAGATAGTGCGGCAACTTCTTTTTACCGTCCGCCCTGTGTGGCGCAGGCAGTAGCAGAGGCCATTTCCAGTATGGGAAACTGTTCCAGGGGAGCTTATAAAGAAGCACTTACGGGAGCCAGGGTAATTTATGAGACCAGGGCTCTTTTAGCGGAAATGTTCCATGGAGATGGTCCGGAGCAGGTGGCTTTTACTGCTAATTCAACAGAAAGCTTAAATATTGCCATAAAGGGCCTGATCAGGCCGGGTGACCGTGTGGTAACTACTGTTTTAGAACATAACAGTGTTCTGCGTCCTCTTTATGAAATGGAAAAGCTGGGAGCAGAGCTGGTCATCGTTGGCTGTGAGAAGGCAGAAGAAAATGCTGATGAAGAGGAAAAAAATCGGGTAAAACGTCAGGGAAAGCTGAATTACAGAGCTTTACAGGCGGCAATCACTCCGGGGACCAGGGCAGTGGTCATGACCCATGCATCTAATCTTACAGGAAATTGTACGGATCTGGTGAAAATAGGAGAGTGGTGCAAAAGGGCCGGGGCATTGTTTATTGTAGATGCATCCCAGACAGCAGGACATTTTCCTGTCAATATGCAAGAAAGCCATATAGATGTATTGTGTTTTACAGGTCATAAAGGTCTTATGGGGCCTCAGGGAACAGGAGGTCTGTGCGTGCGCAAAGGTCTTGGCATAAAACCACTGTTATCAGGTGGCAGCGGTATCCTTACTTTTGAAAAAAAACATCCGTCAGTGATGCCGACAGCCCTGGAAGCAGGAACTTTAAATGGTCACGGGATCGCCGGATTGCGGGCCGCTCTTCTTTATATTAAAGAAGAAGGGATTGATACTATAAGAAACCGAGAACACAAGCTGATGAAGCTTTTTTATGAACAGGTAAAGGAAATCCCGGATATCCGTATTTATGGGGATTTTTCACAGAAAGACAGAGCTGCCATTGTATCATTGAATCTGGGAGAAGAAGATTCAGGGGAGATAAGTGACTATCTGTCAGCAGAATATGAGATCGACACCCGTTCCGGTGGCCATTGTGCACCTTTGATGCATGGCGCATTAGGAACTGTGGATCAGGGAGCTGTGCGTTTCAGCTTTTCTCATTTTAATACAGAAGAGCAGGTGGAATGTGCAGTGCAGGCGCTGAAAGAGTATTAG
- the selD gene encoding selenide, water dikinase SelD, with amino-acid sequence MEPQEIVFCKGGGCTAKLGPGILAKVLNNLPKTYDPNLLIGFDGSDDAAVYKLTDDLAIVQTLDFFPPMVEDPYIFGQIAAANALSDIYAMGGDVKTALNIVCFPEAMDLNILGKIMLGGSEKVREAGGVLAGGHSIADSDVKYGLSVTGVIHPDKVFANSGCKVGDALILTKPLGVGIVCTASRMKAASKEAYELAVRSMTTLNKYASEILRKYRLHGCTDVTGFGFLGHLCEMVTDQATARIDKEKIPYIPECEDYVEEFYLTAAAQRNRNHVQDKVEFKNCSFATEEILYDPQTSGGLLASVDKEDVPAIMEELEKMGLPCGVVGEILPKQEKAVIIQ; translated from the coding sequence ATGGAACCACAGGAGATCGTATTCTGTAAAGGAGGCGGCTGTACTGCAAAGCTGGGACCGGGAATCCTGGCAAAAGTGTTAAATAATCTGCCAAAAACCTATGATCCAAACCTGCTTATCGGTTTTGACGGTTCTGATGATGCAGCAGTGTATAAGCTCACAGATGATCTGGCAATTGTCCAGACACTGGATTTTTTCCCGCCTATGGTGGAAGATCCTTATATTTTCGGTCAGATCGCAGCAGCCAATGCTTTAAGTGATATCTATGCTATGGGCGGAGATGTAAAAACTGCCTTAAACATCGTATGCTTCCCGGAAGCCATGGATTTAAACATCCTGGGAAAGATCATGTTAGGAGGCAGTGAAAAGGTAAGGGAAGCCGGAGGCGTACTTGCCGGAGGTCATTCTATTGCAGACAGTGATGTAAAATACGGTTTGTCTGTAACAGGTGTGATCCACCCGGATAAGGTATTTGCCAACAGCGGCTGCAAGGTGGGAGATGCACTGATCCTTACAAAACCTCTTGGCGTGGGAATTGTATGTACAGCATCCCGTATGAAAGCGGCTTCCAAAGAAGCATATGAGCTGGCAGTAAGATCCATGACTACTTTAAATAAATACGCATCGGAAATCCTTCGTAAATACCGCCTTCACGGTTGTACTGATGTAACCGGATTCGGTTTTTTAGGGCATCTTTGTGAAATGGTCACAGATCAGGCTACAGCAAGGATTGATAAGGAAAAAATACCTTATATCCCGGAATGTGAGGATTATGTAGAAGAATTTTATCTTACAGCGGCTGCGCAGAGAAACCGAAATCATGTGCAGGATAAGGTGGAGTTTAAAAACTGTTCCTTTGCAACAGAAGAGATTTTATACGATCCACAGACTTCAGGAGGACTGCTGGCATCTGTAGATAAAGAAGATGTTCCTGCAATTATGGAAGAGCTTGAAAAAATGGGACTTCCCTGCGGTGTAGTAGGAGAGATACTGCCAAAGCAGGAAAAAGCGGTTATCATCCAGTAG
- the yqeC gene encoding selenium cofactor biosynthesis protein YqeC, with product MRISVKNGGSWTQTDALWMALSIDRHLRTQKDHPVILSFAGGGGKTSYIRRLAWEGRERGLKVLVMTTTHMAEPEHFAVFKRDLEMVRSMLEKESIAVAGRPVKDGKIAFWDKDFYKQAAALADIVLIEADGSKRLPVKVPGENEPVIPENSSVIICIYGLGAIGKQSDSCCFRLNQSEALLKLKDEEKNGHWIMTEEKMAYLMREGYLKPLRKVFSDSLVIMALNQADTKEAEEQGKYILKSAGEEQGILTGKMYEESSFDLF from the coding sequence TTGAGGATTTCAGTAAAAAATGGGGGAAGCTGGACGCAGACAGATGCACTGTGGATGGCCCTTTCCATAGATAGACATCTCCGCACACAAAAAGATCATCCGGTCATCCTTTCATTTGCAGGAGGCGGAGGAAAAACTTCATATATCCGCCGTCTTGCCTGGGAAGGGAGAGAACGAGGGTTAAAGGTACTGGTAATGACCACGACCCACATGGCAGAGCCAGAACATTTTGCAGTTTTTAAACGGGATCTGGAAATGGTAAGAAGCATGCTTGAGAAAGAATCCATCGCAGTAGCAGGACGCCCTGTAAAGGATGGAAAGATTGCTTTCTGGGATAAGGATTTTTACAAACAGGCTGCGGCATTGGCAGATATTGTGCTTATAGAAGCAGATGGATCTAAACGTCTTCCAGTAAAAGTTCCAGGGGAAAATGAGCCGGTGATACCGGAAAATTCCAGTGTCATTATCTGTATCTATGGCCTTGGTGCCATTGGAAAACAGTCAGACAGCTGTTGTTTTCGTTTAAACCAGTCAGAAGCCCTCTTAAAATTGAAAGATGAGGAAAAAAACGGGCACTGGATCATGACAGAGGAAAAAATGGCTTATCTCATGAGGGAAGGATATCTGAAACCTTTGAGAAAAGTATTTTCAGACTCTCTGGTGATCATGGCGCTGAACCAGGCAGATACAAAGGAAGCAGAAGAACAGGGGAAATACATTTTAAAGTCAGCTGGAGAAGAGCAGGGAATATTAACAGGAAAAATGTATGAAGAATCTTCTTTTGACTTATTTTAA